From Apium graveolens cultivar Ventura chromosome 9, ASM990537v1, whole genome shotgun sequence, the proteins below share one genomic window:
- the LOC141685682 gene encoding uncharacterized protein LOC141685682 has protein sequence MRHPADSPSWQNVDYRWPTFGNEPRNLRLALATDGINPHNNNLTNRYSCWPVVLVTYNLPPWLCMKRKFMILTVLVSGPHEPGNNIDVFLQSLIDDLKKLWEEGEPIVYDAGTKSFFTLRAILLWTINDFLAYGNLSGCVNQGYMSCPICGDNTFTKYLSHSRKMCYQGHRRYLPRHHPYRRKKAVFNGEQEFGQPHQPFSGEQVLEKQEKIKFTFRNEVKTAKKHKSKDSEASRNDMMEMGIRLDLAPQVGVKRTYLPPSIFTLTKAEKRKVLKSLLSMKLPYGHVSNIKNCVSMADAKLFGLKSHDCHILLQQLFPVTIRSVLPKNVRVSIIRLFFFFNSLCNKVVVVSKLEKLQADVVLILRELEKIFLPSFFDVMIHLTVHLVRELRLCGPIFYRWMFPFIRLNKVLKSSVKNHFYLEGCIEERYLEEESVEFCVEFARQSCTTAGLPKDHGSKLSGPLSAAIIKIHKKYLEQIYGGRKKTIQWLIGEHKRLFADWFQQKVNDEIENGVIISEMIRWLVCKPSFTVLTFDGYLVDGVRYFTRERDNTRVVQNSGVSLVANTVQVSSSKDLKPVESNMTFYGRIGEIRELDYQVFKAPLFLCRWPDNDRGVKIDDFGFTLVDLSRQGHKNDKYVSVDQVK, from the exons ATGCGTCATCCAGCGGATTCACCATCTTGGCAGAACGTTGATTATAGGTGGCCAACCTTCGGTAATGAGCCAAGGAACCTCCGCTTAGCTTTGGCAACAGATGGTATCAACCCACACAATAACAATCTAACTAATAGGTACAGTTGTTGGCCAGTAGTTTTGGTAACttataatcttcctccatggttatgcatgaagaggaagtttatgataTTAACAGTACTAGTCTCTGGTCCACATGAGCCTGGTAATAACATCGATGTATTTCTACAATCGTTGATTGATGATTTGAAGAAGCTATGGGAAGAAGGTGAGCCGATTGTATACGACGCTGGTACAAAATCTTTTTTCACTTTAAGAGCAATATTGTTATGGACGATAAATGACTTCCTAGCCTACGGAAATTTATCAGGTTGCGTGAATCAGGGGTATATGTCTTGTCCTATATGCGGTGataacacttttactaaataCTTATCCCATAGCAGGAAGATGTGTTATCAAGGTCACCGTCGCTATTTGCCTAGGCATCATCCTTATAGAAGGAAGAAAGCGGTTTTTAATGGCGAACAAGAGTTTGGACAACCACATCAACCCTTTTCTGGAGAACAGGTTTTAGAGAAACAAGAGAAAATTAAATTTACTTTTAGAAATGAAGTAAAGACGGCAAAGAAG CACAAGTCTAAAGACAGTGAAGCTTCTCGTAATGACATGATGGAAATGGGGATTAGGCTTGATTTAGCTCCGCAAGTAGGTGTAAAGAGAACTTACCTGCCTCCTTCTATTTTTACTCTAACAAAGGCCGAAAAACGAAAAGTGTTGAAATCACTATTGTCAATGAAATTGCCATATGGACATGTATCGAATATTAAAAACTGTGTATCAATGGCTGATGCGAAGTTGTTTGGGCTCAAGTCCCATGACTGCCACATACTCCTTCAACAGTTGTTTCCGGTCACAATTCGGTCCGTACTCCCAAAAAATGTTAGGGTTAGCATAATCAGGttgtttttctttttcaactCTTTGTGTAACAAGGTTGTAGTTGTATCAAAACTGGAAAAATTACAAGCGGATGTGGTACTAATATTGCGCGAGCTAGAAAAGATTTTTCTTCCATCATTTTTTGATGTAATGATACATCTCACAGTTCATTTGGTCAGAGAATTGCGACTATGTGGGCCTATTTTCTATCGATGGATGTTCCCTTTCATACGGCTTAATAAAGTGCTCAAAAGCTCTGTGAAAAACCATTTTTATCTGGAAGGTTGTATAGAAGAAAGGTATCTTGAAGAAGAATCTGTTGAATTTTGTGTAGAGTTTGCTAGGCAGAGTTGCACAACTGCCGGTCTTCCGAAGGACCATGGCAGCAagctttctggtccattatccgcTGCAATAATAAA GATACACAAGAAATATCTTGAACAAATTTATGGAGGTAGAAAGAAAACCATTCAGTGGCTGATTGGTGAGCACAAGCGGCTTTTTGCAGACTGGTTTCAACAAAAGGTTAATGATGAAATAGAGAATGGTGTAATTATTTCAGAAATGATAAGATGGCTGGTATGTAAACCGTCATTCACTGTTTTGACTTTTGACGGCTATCTGGTAGATGGGGTTCGTTACTTCACAAGAGAAAGAGATAATACAAGGGTTGTACAAAACAGTGGTGTCTCCTTAGTAGCTAATACGGTCCAGGTTTCCAGTTCTAAAGATTTAAAGCCCGTGGAGAGCAATATGACCTTTTACGGAAGGATTGGAGAAATAAGGGAGCTGGATTATCAAGTATTTAAAGCCCCATTATTTTTGTGTAGATGGCCAGACAACGACAGAGGAGTGAAGATAGATGATTTTGGCTTCACACTCGTGGACCTTAGTCGACAAGGACACAAAAATGATAAATATGTGTCGGTTGACCAAGTGAAGTAA